From one Candidatus Sulfotelmatobacter sp. genomic stretch:
- a CDS encoding MBL fold metallo-hydrolase, whose amino-acid sequence MGISVAMLASGSRGNCAVVASACTKILVDAGISCRETFKRMKALGEDPHSLTAILITHEHSDHVYGLATLAKKLRIPVFMTGGTHQAWARAMRNDKGERPKLEKFEAFAAGHRFQVGDIEVRPFTIPHDAADPVGFTFHAEGIKVGVATDLGYLPVSVRDHLRGCDVLIMESNHDLEMLRGGPYPWSVKQRVMSRVGHLSNLALADFFLNDYDNSATFVVLAHLSEQNNHPEIARREAEKALATRGGLFQNRVLLASQNEAMEPIRL is encoded by the coding sequence GTGGGAATAAGCGTGGCGATGCTGGCCTCGGGCAGCCGCGGGAATTGTGCGGTTGTGGCCAGTGCGTGCACGAAAATTCTGGTCGATGCCGGCATCTCTTGCCGGGAAACTTTTAAGCGCATGAAGGCGCTGGGCGAGGATCCGCACTCGCTCACGGCGATTCTCATCACTCACGAGCACTCCGATCACGTCTACGGATTGGCAACGTTGGCCAAGAAGCTGCGCATCCCAGTATTCATGACCGGAGGGACGCATCAGGCGTGGGCGCGGGCCATGCGCAACGACAAGGGCGAGCGTCCGAAGCTGGAGAAGTTTGAAGCGTTCGCAGCGGGCCATCGCTTTCAGGTCGGCGATATTGAAGTGAGGCCCTTCACCATTCCCCACGATGCGGCCGACCCGGTGGGATTTACCTTTCACGCCGAAGGCATCAAAGTTGGCGTCGCCACCGATCTGGGATATTTGCCGGTCAGCGTGCGCGATCATCTGCGCGGGTGCGATGTGTTGATCATGGAGTCGAATCACGATCTGGAAATGCTGCGGGGGGGGCCATATCCGTGGTCGGTGAAGCAGCGGGTGATGAGCCGGGTGGGGCACCTGTCGAACCTGGCGCTCGCCGATTTCTTTTTGAACGACTATGATAATAGTGCAACGTTTGTCGTGCTGGCGCATCTCTCTGAGCAGAACAATCATCCGGAAATAGCGCGGAGAGAGGCGGAAAAGGCTCTGGCCACGCGGGGTGGTTTGTTCCAGAACCGCGTACTTCTGGCGTCGCAGAACGAGGCGATGGAGCCGATTCGTCTTTAG
- a CDS encoding 3-hydroxybutyryl-CoA dehydrogenase codes for MNIQRIGVVGAGTMGNGIAHVFARGGFSVVLCDVDQRFVERAIATIAKNLEREVAKNKITAADKDAALGRIQIAIDRGQLADCDFVVEAATEKFEIKTEIFRDLDRLIRPEVILASNTSSISITKLAALTKRPDKVIGMHFFNPVPVMKLVEVIRGLATSQETFSETRNLSLKVEKTPVEVNDAPGFVSNRVLMPLLNEAMFTVMEGVAKAEAVDEVFKLGMAHPMGPLTLADFIGLDVCLDILRVLHEGLGDPKYRPCPLLIKMVDAGWLGRKSGRGFYTY; via the coding sequence ATGAATATTCAGCGAATCGGTGTGGTGGGCGCTGGCACGATGGGCAATGGCATCGCGCATGTGTTTGCGCGCGGCGGATTCAGCGTCGTGTTGTGCGATGTGGACCAGCGCTTTGTGGAGCGCGCGATTGCGACCATCGCCAAAAATCTGGAGCGCGAGGTCGCGAAGAATAAGATTACCGCCGCCGACAAAGATGCCGCGCTGGGGCGAATTCAAATCGCGATCGACCGCGGCCAGCTGGCGGACTGCGATTTTGTCGTCGAGGCGGCGACCGAGAAATTTGAGATCAAGACTGAGATCTTTCGCGATCTCGACCGGCTCATCCGGCCGGAAGTTATTCTGGCGTCGAATACGTCGTCGATTTCTATTACCAAGCTTGCGGCACTCACAAAGCGGCCCGACAAAGTGATTGGGATGCATTTCTTCAATCCCGTGCCGGTAATGAAGCTGGTGGAAGTCATCCGGGGCCTGGCTACCTCGCAAGAGACTTTTTCTGAAACTCGCAACCTATCCCTGAAGGTCGAGAAAACTCCGGTGGAAGTGAACGACGCGCCCGGCTTCGTTTCGAACCGCGTGCTGATGCCGCTGCTGAATGAAGCCATGTTTACGGTAATGGAAGGCGTAGCTAAGGCTGAGGCGGTCGACGAAGTGTTCAAGCTGGGGATGGCGCATCCCATGGGCCCGCTGACGCTGGCGGACTTCATCGGGCTCGATGTTTGCCTCGACATCCTGCGCGTGCTGCACGAGGGGCTCGGCGATCCCAAGTATCGGCCGTGCCCGCTGCTGATCAAGATGGTCGACGCGGGCTGGCTGGGCCGGAAGAGCGGGCGCGGGTTCTACACGTATTAA
- the pruA gene encoding L-glutamate gamma-semialdehyde dehydrogenase, with protein sequence MATLEAPVRPRTTMHLGPFVTEPFYDFRNEENARRMRAAIAKVRGQLGREYDLIIGGKRVKTADKIKSLNPSRPSEIVGIHQKAGKDHVEPAMKAALAAFESWSRISVEERASLLFRVGDLLRQRKMEYMAWLVFEVSKNWAEADADISETIDFCEFYGREALRFAKAQTPIQLPGERDTLMYIPLGVGAVIPPWNFPCAIMAGMTLASIVSGNTVILKPSSDSPTIAAKFFELLEEAGMPEGVVNFCPGAGASFGDAVVAHPRTRYIAFTGSREVGLHINKVAATQAPGQIWIKRTILEMGGKDAMIIDADADIDSAVEGTAQAAFGFQGQKCSACSRVIVDERIYDKFLEQLKARVEKIQVGDVTENAAMGAVINEGSMKTILEYIEQGKKDGRLITGGERAADAGEGYFIRPTVFADIPPKSKLEQEEIFGPVLAVIKARGFDHALEIANDTEFGLTGAVYTKSRDKIDRAIREFHVGNLYINRKCTGAMVGAHPFGGFNMSGTDSKSGGPDYLFLFTQAKSVGEKLS encoded by the coding sequence ATGGCAACGTTGGAAGCCCCCGTCCGACCTCGCACTACGATGCATCTTGGGCCGTTTGTTACTGAGCCTTTTTACGATTTTCGCAACGAAGAGAACGCGCGGCGCATGCGCGCGGCCATCGCCAAAGTCCGAGGCCAGCTCGGACGCGAGTACGACCTGATTATTGGCGGCAAGCGCGTCAAGACCGCGGACAAGATCAAGTCGCTGAATCCGTCGCGGCCGTCGGAAATTGTCGGCATTCATCAGAAGGCGGGCAAGGATCATGTGGAGCCGGCCATGAAGGCCGCGCTCGCAGCCTTCGAATCGTGGAGCCGCATCAGCGTCGAAGAGCGCGCCAGCCTGCTGTTTCGCGTGGGTGACCTGCTGCGGCAGCGCAAGATGGAATACATGGCGTGGCTGGTCTTTGAGGTCTCGAAGAACTGGGCGGAAGCGGACGCCGATATTTCCGAGACCATCGATTTCTGCGAGTTCTACGGCCGCGAGGCGCTGCGCTTCGCCAAGGCGCAGACGCCCATCCAACTTCCCGGCGAGCGCGATACGCTGATGTACATTCCGCTGGGTGTGGGCGCGGTGATTCCGCCGTGGAATTTTCCCTGCGCAATTATGGCCGGGATGACCCTGGCCTCGATCGTCAGCGGCAACACGGTCATTCTGAAGCCGTCGAGCGATTCGCCGACCATTGCCGCGAAGTTTTTTGAGCTGCTCGAAGAAGCCGGGATGCCGGAGGGCGTGGTCAATTTCTGTCCCGGAGCGGGCGCGAGTTTCGGCGATGCCGTAGTCGCGCATCCCAGGACGCGCTACATTGCGTTCACCGGTTCGCGCGAAGTTGGGTTGCACATCAATAAAGTTGCGGCAACGCAGGCTCCCGGGCAGATCTGGATCAAGCGGACGATTCTCGAGATGGGCGGCAAGGACGCCATGATCATCGACGCCGACGCCGACATCGACTCGGCGGTCGAAGGCACGGCGCAAGCTGCTTTTGGATTTCAAGGCCAAAAGTGCTCGGCGTGCTCCCGCGTGATCGTCGATGAGCGCATCTACGATAAATTTCTCGAACAATTGAAAGCGCGAGTTGAAAAGATCCAGGTGGGCGACGTCACCGAGAACGCCGCCATGGGCGCGGTGATCAATGAAGGCTCGATGAAGACGATTCTCGAATACATCGAGCAGGGCAAGAAAGATGGCCGGCTCATCACCGGTGGCGAACGCGCTGCCGATGCGGGCGAAGGTTACTTTATCAGGCCGACGGTATTCGCCGACATTCCGCCGAAATCAAAGCTCGAGCAGGAAGAAATCTTTGGGCCAGTGCTGGCGGTGATTAAGGCGCGCGGTTTCGATCACGCGCTCGAAATCGCCAACGACACCGAGTTCGGCCTGACCGGCGCAGTGTACACCAAGTCGCGGGATAAGATCGACCGCGCGATTCGCGAGTTCCACGTCGGCAACTTGTACATCAACCGCAAATGTACGGGCGCGATGGTGGGCGCGCATCCTTTCGGCGGCTTTAATATGTCGGGAACGGATTCTAAATCGGGTGGCCCGGATTACTTATTTCTGTTCACGCAGGCGAAATCGGTGGGCGAGAAGCTTAGCTGA
- a CDS encoding aldo/keto reductase — translation MKFRQLGRSGLKVPALSYGTGTFGGGTEFFKAWGASDVAEATRLVDICLEAGVNLFDTADVYSDGRSETILGKAVAGRRDKVLISTKATFRMGPGPNDLGSSRHHLIQACEASLRRLGTDYIDIYHLHGFDALTPIEEVLSTLDQLVESGKVRYIACSNFSGWHLMKSLNVSDRYGWPRYVGHQVYYSLIGREYEWELMPLGLDQGVGALVWSPLGWGRLTGKIRRGQPLPKESRLHKTADKGPQVPDEYLFRAVDALEDVARETGKTVTQVALNWLLQRPTISTVIFGARNEEQLRQNLGATGWALTSGQIAELDRATDVPPIYPYWHQRQFTERNPLPFGSAE, via the coding sequence ATGAAATTCCGGCAGCTTGGACGATCCGGACTTAAAGTTCCCGCCTTGAGTTACGGCACTGGCACATTCGGCGGCGGCACCGAATTCTTCAAAGCCTGGGGCGCCAGCGATGTTGCCGAGGCCACCAGGCTCGTCGATATCTGTCTGGAAGCCGGTGTAAATCTATTCGACACGGCGGATGTTTATTCAGACGGCCGCTCCGAAACGATTCTCGGTAAAGCAGTCGCCGGGAGGCGCGACAAGGTCTTGATTTCCACCAAGGCAACGTTCCGCATGGGGCCCGGTCCGAACGATCTGGGCTCATCGCGTCACCATCTAATTCAGGCGTGTGAAGCGAGCCTGCGCCGCCTGGGGACCGACTATATCGACATCTATCACTTGCACGGCTTCGACGCGCTCACGCCGATCGAGGAAGTGCTGAGCACACTTGACCAACTAGTGGAGAGCGGAAAGGTCCGCTACATCGCCTGTTCGAATTTTTCCGGCTGGCACCTGATGAAATCGCTGAACGTGTCCGACCGCTATGGCTGGCCGCGCTATGTTGGCCATCAGGTCTACTACTCGCTGATCGGCCGCGAGTACGAATGGGAACTGATGCCGCTGGGTCTCGATCAAGGTGTGGGCGCGCTGGTCTGGAGTCCGCTGGGCTGGGGACGGCTGACCGGGAAAATTCGCCGCGGCCAGCCGTTGCCGAAAGAAAGCCGACTACACAAGACTGCCGATAAGGGGCCACAAGTGCCGGATGAATATTTATTCAGGGCGGTCGACGCGCTCGAGGACGTTGCCAGGGAAACTGGGAAAACTGTGACCCAGGTCGCGTTGAACTGGCTGCTGCAGCGGCCCACAATCTCCACCGTAATTTTCGGTGCGCGTAACGAAGAACAGTTGCGGCAGAATCTCGGCGCAACCGGATGGGCGCTGACATCCGGGCAAATAGCCGAACTGGACCGCGCCACCGACGTGCCTCCAATTTATCCTTATTGGCATCAGCGCCAGTTTACCGAGCGCAATCCCTTGCCGTTCGGCAGCGCAGAGTGA
- a CDS encoding response regulator transcription factor: MLKLILADNQAIFRAGIAKVLAVEDEMRIVAQAQTPEQMFMALDKFRAAVLVVAAGFHNDFAAIVVAANKAKTRVIVLADTGESAQRHMSNGAHGVVYRNVTSAALVDCVRKVARGETWVQDVAVPSELTENDMVGLRVRDRLTAKELRIVALIVQGYKNKEIATQLGTTEQVIKNYLRNVYDKIGVSDRLELALFTIHHRILNEAAAATTTGAVPQPPAGVAP; the protein is encoded by the coding sequence ATGCTCAAACTGATTCTGGCCGATAACCAGGCGATCTTCCGGGCGGGCATAGCCAAAGTGCTGGCCGTGGAAGATGAAATGCGGATTGTGGCCCAAGCCCAGACGCCTGAACAGATGTTCATGGCCCTCGACAAGTTTCGCGCCGCGGTGCTGGTGGTGGCCGCGGGATTTCATAATGACTTCGCCGCGATCGTCGTCGCCGCCAACAAAGCCAAGACTCGCGTGATTGTGCTCGCCGATACCGGCGAAAGCGCACAGCGGCACATGTCGAACGGCGCTCACGGGGTGGTTTATCGCAACGTGACCAGCGCGGCGCTCGTCGATTGCGTGCGCAAAGTCGCGCGCGGCGAAACCTGGGTGCAGGATGTCGCCGTGCCCAGCGAACTCACCGAAAACGATATGGTCGGCCTGCGGGTGCGCGACCGCCTCACCGCCAAAGAACTGCGCATCGTCGCGCTCATTGTTCAGGGCTACAAGAACAAAGAAATCGCGACGCAGCTTGGCACCACCGAGCAGGTCATCAAGAATTACCTGCGCAACGTCTACGACAAGATCGGCGTGTCGGACCGGTTGGAGTTGGCGCTGTTCACCATTCACCACAGGATTCTGAACGAAGCCGCAGCCGCCACAACAACCGGCGCGGTGCCACAACCGCCGGCAGGAGTTGCGCCGTAG
- a CDS encoding PilZ domain-containing protein — protein sequence MGEEARTGKRFPLELPIKIHQGETGGDAKGVTGNLSAAGVYIRADSSMQIGSPVEFEITLPPEMTGGQENVTIQCKGRVVRADETGEGGEGRGVACVIDSYEFVRNS from the coding sequence GTGGGCGAAGAAGCACGGACCGGAAAACGGTTCCCGCTGGAATTGCCGATTAAGATTCATCAGGGCGAAACCGGCGGAGACGCCAAAGGAGTGACCGGCAATCTGAGCGCGGCGGGAGTCTACATTCGCGCGGATTCCTCGATGCAAATCGGTTCGCCGGTGGAATTTGAAATCACGCTGCCCCCGGAGATGACCGGTGGCCAGGAGAATGTCACCATCCAGTGCAAGGGCCGGGTGGTGCGCGCCGATGAAACCGGCGAGGGCGGCGAAGGGCGCGGCGTAGCCTGCGTGATCGACTCCTACGAGTTCGTCAGGAACTCATAG
- a CDS encoding trypsin-like peptidase domain-containing protein, with protein sequence MTIWNGTSNSQVRSLPTLIVVIALFIATMGIAVAQTAQKPAAQAPGQKSTVPAAEDAKASEPPNVLVQLNGALEALAARVSPAVVQILVTGYGPLREEDRSQTALIVRQHAVGSGVIVDSNGYIMTNAHVVEGAQRIRVALPLPMGDSAGQVPIGKRRILEAHLIGQHKESDLALLKIDETALPTLPLISQQRPHVGQLVFAIGSPEGLQNSVTMGVVSALARQPDPTKAITYLQTDAPINPGNSGGPLVDMNGAVLGINTFILSEGGGSEGLGFAIPARIVDFVYRSLRKHGHVHRVEIGAGAQEITPTLAEGLHLPQHWGVVVVDVTPDGPAAAAGLKIQDIILSADDRRIETLPSLTSALYLHRLDQVVKLEILRGNEKKTLYVPAIEARDHMDELLDTVNPENSLIPRLGVLGIDITDDMRSRLSLRIPTGVIVIGRAADLIMPDTGLQAGDIVHQLNTTPIDSIATLRAALAALKTGDPVVLQVERSAGLLYVSFELE encoded by the coding sequence ATGACGATCTGGAATGGAACCAGCAATTCTCAAGTTCGATCTCTTCCAACTTTGATCGTCGTCATTGCGCTCTTTATCGCAACAATGGGAATCGCCGTCGCGCAAACCGCGCAGAAGCCCGCGGCCCAGGCTCCCGGACAAAAGAGTACCGTTCCGGCCGCCGAGGATGCGAAAGCTTCCGAGCCACCTAACGTTCTGGTGCAACTGAATGGCGCGCTGGAAGCTTTGGCGGCCAGAGTGTCGCCGGCCGTGGTACAGATTCTCGTGACCGGCTATGGACCCCTGCGGGAGGAGGATCGGTCGCAGACCGCATTGATCGTCCGCCAGCATGCGGTAGGCTCGGGTGTAATCGTCGACTCCAACGGTTACATCATGACGAACGCTCACGTGGTCGAAGGCGCGCAGCGCATTCGCGTCGCCCTGCCGCTTCCGATGGGCGATTCCGCCGGTCAGGTTCCCATTGGCAAGCGGAGAATTCTGGAGGCCCATCTCATCGGGCAACATAAAGAATCCGATTTGGCGCTGCTGAAAATTGACGAGACCGCTTTGCCGACGCTGCCATTGATCAGCCAACAGCGGCCGCATGTGGGCCAGTTGGTGTTCGCAATTGGCAGTCCGGAAGGCTTGCAGAATTCGGTGACCATGGGCGTCGTCAGTGCACTCGCGCGCCAGCCCGACCCCACGAAAGCTATTACCTACCTGCAGACCGATGCTCCCATCAATCCCGGCAACAGCGGAGGCCCGTTGGTGGATATGAACGGTGCCGTCCTCGGGATCAACACGTTTATTCTGTCTGAAGGCGGAGGCAGTGAAGGTCTGGGATTTGCCATTCCGGCGCGCATCGTCGATTTCGTGTATCGCAGCCTGCGCAAGCATGGCCACGTGCATCGCGTAGAAATTGGCGCGGGCGCGCAGGAGATTACGCCCACGCTGGCCGAAGGCCTGCATCTGCCGCAGCATTGGGGCGTGGTGGTGGTCGATGTAACGCCGGACGGCCCTGCCGCCGCCGCGGGTCTGAAAATTCAGGATATCATCCTTTCCGCCGACGACCGGCGCATCGAAACTCTGCCGTCGCTCACGTCAGCTCTATATCTGCATCGTCTCGATCAGGTGGTGAAGCTGGAAATTCTTCGCGGCAATGAAAAGAAAACTCTGTACGTGCCGGCCATTGAGGCCCGCGATCACATGGACGAACTTCTCGACACCGTGAATCCTGAGAATAGTTTGATTCCCCGGCTGGGAGTTTTGGGCATCGATATTACCGACGACATGCGATCCCGATTGTCGCTGCGAATTCCAACTGGAGTGATCGTGATCGGACGGGCCGCCGACCTGATCATGCCCGATACCGGTTTACAGGCTGGCGACATCGTTCATCAATTGAATACTACGCCGATCGATTCCATTGCGACGCTGCGTGCGGCGCTGGCGGCGCTGAAAACCGGCGATCCTGTGGTGCTGCAAGTCGAGCGCTCGGCAGGGTTGCTGTATGTGAGCTTTGAGCTGGAATAA
- a CDS encoding cytochrome D1 domain-containing protein yields the protein MRLLPISALATLLVFLSASVTAQSLLVVNQGDTNVSIVDPVTAKQVATIDEKVVGVHGHEIAASADGRTAFVPIYGNTGVGKPGIDGHDMLVIDLPSRSIVGDIDFGHGVRPHFPLLDPASGMLYVTTELDKTVIIIDPRTRKIVGAVPTGQEQSHMLVLSHDGRLGYTSNVGPGTVSVLDMVGRKTLAIIPVSGEAQRISISADDKLVFTADQTKPQLAVIDTAARRVKTWVALPGFGYGSAATADGRWLLIAIPATNQVSVIDLQTMKVARNIDVGEKPQEILIRPDGKVAYVSCAGAGKVAAIDLAQWTVQAQIATGKYADGLAWAE from the coding sequence ATGCGACTCCTTCCGATTTCAGCACTGGCAACTCTTCTTGTCTTTCTTTCAGCCAGCGTCACGGCGCAGTCTCTCCTGGTCGTGAATCAAGGCGACACCAATGTGAGCATCGTCGATCCCGTCACCGCGAAACAGGTGGCGACCATCGACGAGAAAGTTGTCGGGGTGCATGGCCACGAAATCGCGGCCTCCGCCGATGGCCGCACGGCGTTTGTACCGATCTACGGCAACACCGGCGTCGGCAAGCCGGGTATCGATGGACACGATATGCTCGTCATCGATCTGCCATCGCGCTCGATCGTCGGCGACATCGATTTCGGCCACGGCGTGCGGCCCCACTTCCCGCTGCTCGATCCGGCGAGCGGAATGCTCTATGTCACGACCGAATTGGACAAGACCGTGATCATCATCGACCCACGCACCCGAAAGATTGTGGGCGCGGTTCCGACCGGGCAGGAGCAGTCGCACATGCTGGTGCTGTCGCACGACGGACGACTCGGATACACGTCGAACGTGGGACCGGGCACTGTTTCCGTGCTCGACATGGTTGGCCGCAAGACGCTCGCGATCATTCCGGTGTCGGGCGAGGCCCAGCGAATTTCTATCTCCGCCGACGACAAGCTGGTATTCACCGCCGATCAAACCAAACCGCAGCTGGCAGTAATCGATACGGCAGCCAGGAGAGTGAAAACGTGGGTGGCGTTGCCAGGCTTTGGTTACGGCTCGGCGGCCACGGCTGACGGCCGCTGGCTGCTGATCGCGATACCGGCTACGAACCAGGTGTCGGTCATTGACCTGCAAACCATGAAAGTCGCTCGCAACATCGACGTCGGCGAGAAGCCGCAGGAAATTTTGATTCGGCCCGATGGGAAGGTGGCTTATGTATCCTGCGCCGGCGCGGGGAAAGTTGCGGCGATTGATCTGGCGCAGTGGACAGTTCAGGCGCAGATCGCTACCGGCAAGTACGCCGACGGCCTGGCCTGGGCAGAGTAG
- a CDS encoding HD domain-containing phosphohydrolase: protein MSWGRFIGARVFISGVAFAAAVCFALAFSHWHSSDPVKFACYLIAALLASSLKVTLPGVEGTMSVNFLFTLLGILELSLPETLLIGLAATIGQFYWRPARQVKLVQLIFNLSQVTVSSAVAYGAYKLVVLYILHAPGPLALLVAAITHFALNTGAMSTIIGLTEDKAVFKVWTDIYLWSFPYYIVGAAAAGLVHFLNGHIGWQSSLLVLPPIYLMYRSYRLYLGKLETEKLHAEQVSSLHLRTIEALALAIEAKDETTGEHLQRVRVYAMELAKDLGLSEDETEALRAASVLHDIGKLAVPEHIISKPGKLTPEEFEKMKIHPIVGAEILEQVDFPYPVVPIVRAHHEKWDGSGYPHGLAGEAIPIGARILSAVDCLDALASDRQYRKALPLNEAMAKVAADAGKAFDPEVVKILRRRYIELEKLANEQPLQSPPKLSTDIKVERGLAPDAGFAESAEAPADASDSADSTGRISAAREQGREILDLNRQSGSALRSEDILSLLAVRLKRLVPHDSMAVYCAKNGALAAEFVSGDNFRLFSSLRIPEGEGLSGWVAQNHKAILNGNPSVEPGYLNSSSRQNTQQNTEQNTKFSTLRSALAVPLEGTAGVAAVLALYRAAADAFTPDDLRVVEEIGAGMGIAIETATKPKAVATTAGAK, encoded by the coding sequence ATGTCCTGGGGACGTTTCATTGGCGCACGTGTGTTTATCTCCGGCGTAGCATTTGCCGCGGCCGTGTGCTTTGCTTTGGCGTTCTCGCACTGGCACTCCAGCGATCCGGTGAAGTTCGCGTGTTACCTGATCGCGGCGCTGCTGGCCTCGTCGCTCAAAGTGACCTTGCCGGGCGTCGAAGGCACGATGTCGGTGAACTTCCTGTTCACCCTGCTCGGAATTCTCGAACTAAGCCTGCCCGAAACTTTGCTGATTGGGCTGGCGGCCACGATCGGCCAGTTTTACTGGCGCCCCGCGCGCCAAGTGAAGCTGGTGCAACTCATCTTCAATCTTTCGCAAGTGACGGTATCGAGCGCGGTAGCCTACGGCGCCTATAAGCTCGTGGTGCTGTACATTTTGCACGCACCCGGGCCACTCGCGCTTCTGGTCGCCGCCATTACGCACTTCGCCCTCAATACGGGCGCCATGTCGACAATCATCGGCTTGACCGAGGACAAGGCCGTTTTTAAAGTCTGGACTGACATTTATCTTTGGTCATTTCCCTACTACATCGTGGGAGCGGCGGCGGCGGGCCTGGTTCACTTCTTGAACGGGCACATCGGCTGGCAATCGTCTCTGTTGGTTCTGCCGCCGATTTATTTGATGTATCGCTCGTATCGGCTTTACCTGGGCAAGCTCGAAACCGAGAAACTGCACGCCGAGCAGGTTTCGAGTCTTCACCTGCGAACCATCGAAGCTCTTGCACTCGCCATCGAAGCCAAAGACGAAACCACCGGCGAACATTTGCAGCGCGTACGCGTTTATGCCATGGAACTCGCCAAGGACCTGGGCCTCAGCGAGGACGAAACCGAAGCCCTGCGCGCCGCTTCCGTGCTGCATGACATCGGCAAGCTGGCCGTTCCCGAACACATTATTTCGAAGCCGGGGAAACTGACGCCGGAAGAATTCGAGAAGATGAAAATCCACCCCATCGTGGGCGCGGAGATTCTGGAGCAAGTCGATTTTCCGTATCCCGTGGTGCCGATCGTGCGCGCTCATCACGAAAAATGGGATGGCAGCGGCTACCCGCATGGCTTAGCCGGGGAGGCGATCCCGATTGGCGCGCGTATTCTCTCCGCCGTCGACTGTCTGGATGCGCTTGCTTCCGACCGGCAATACCGCAAGGCGCTGCCCTTGAACGAAGCTATGGCAAAGGTCGCGGCGGATGCGGGAAAAGCCTTCGATCCGGAAGTGGTGAAGATTCTGCGACGCCGCTACATCGAGCTCGAGAAACTGGCCAACGAGCAACCGTTGCAATCTCCGCCGAAGTTGTCGACGGATATCAAGGTGGAACGTGGCCTGGCTCCGGACGCGGGATTCGCCGAGTCTGCCGAAGCGCCGGCCGATGCTTCCGACTCCGCGGATTCGACGGGGCGCATTTCGGCGGCGCGTGAGCAGGGACGTGAAATTCTCGATCTCAACCGCCAATCGGGATCCGCGCTGCGGTCCGAAGACATTCTTTCCCTGCTCGCGGTGCGTCTAAAACGGCTGGTGCCGCACGATTCCATGGCGGTGTACTGCGCGAAGAATGGCGCACTCGCAGCCGAGTTCGTGAGCGGCGATAATTTCCGCTTATTCTCGTCGCTGAGAATTCCCGAGGGTGAAGGACTCTCGGGCTGGGTCGCGCAAAATCACAAAGCCATCCTCAACGGCAATCCATCGGTGGAGCCCGGCTATCTGAACAGTTCCAGCCGGCAGAATACACAGCAGAATACCGAGCAGAATACAAAGTTCAGCACGCTGCGCTCCGCTCTGGCGGTGCCGCTCGAGGGAACTGCTGGAGTTGCGGCTGTGCTGGCTCTCTATCGCGCCGCAGCCGACGCGTTCACTCCAGACGATCTGCGCGTAGTGGAAGAAATTGGTGCGGGGATGGGAATCGCGATCGAAACTGCGACCAAACCCAAAGCCGTCGCCACCACCGCGGGAGCAAAGTAG